The following proteins are co-located in the Hirundo rustica isolate bHirRus1 unplaced genomic scaffold, bHirRus1.pri.v3 scaffold_183_arrow_ctg1, whole genome shotgun sequence genome:
- the LOC120747735 gene encoding olfactory receptor 14J1-like — protein sequence MSNSSSISHFLLLALADTRQLQLLHFCLFLGISLAALLGNGLIISAVACGHHLHTPMFFFLLNLALTDLGSICTTVPKAMHNSLWDTRYISYTGCAAQVFVFMFFISAEYFILTIMCYDRYVSICKPLHYGTLLGSRACAHMAAAAWASAFLYSLLHTANTFSLPLCHGNVLGQFFCEIPQVLKLSCSKSYLRELCLIAVSAYLFFGCFVFIVFSYVQIFRAVLRIPSEQGRHKAFSTCLPHLAVVSLFLSTAAFSHLKPPSISSPSLDLALSVLYSVVPPALNPLIYSLRNQELKAAVWTLMTGWFQEH from the coding sequence atgtccaacagcagctccatcagccacttcctcctgctggcattggcagacacgcggcagctgcagctcctgcacttctgcctcttcctgggcatctccctggctgccctcctgggcaacggcctcatcatcagcgccgtagcctgcggccaccacctgcacacgcccatgttcttcttcctgctcaacctggccctcaccgacctgggctccatctgcaccactgtccccaaagccatgcacaattccctctgggacaccaggtacatctcctacacaggatgtgctgcacagGTCTTTGTCTTTATGTTCTTCATCTCAGCAGAGTATTTCATCCTGACCATCATGTGCTATGACCGCtacgtgtccatctgcaaacccctgcactacgggaccctcctgggcagcagagcttgtgcccacatggcagcagctgcctgggccagtgcctttctctattcactgctgcacacagccaatacattttccctgcccctgtgccatggcaatGTCCTGGGCCaattcttctgtgaaatcccacagGTCCTCAAACTCTCCTGCTCCAAATCCTATCTCAGAGAACTCTGTCTTATTGCTGTTAGTGCctatttgttttttggttgttttgtgttcattgttttctcctatgtgcagatcttcagggctgtgctgaggatcccctctgagcagggaaggcacaaagccttttccacctgcctccctcacctggctgtggtcTCCTTGTTCCTCAGTACTGCAGCATTTTCTCATTtgaagcccccctccatctcctccccatccctggatctggccctgtcagttctgtactcagtggtgcctccagccctgaaccccctcatctacagcctgaggaaccaggagctcaaggctgcagtgtggacaCTGATGACTGGATGGTTTCAGGAACACTAA